GCCACGGGGACTTGGGTGAAGCATTGGTGAAAGGAAGTGACCTGTTAGTACAGGTGGATACTCATAAAAGTAAAATGAGAAAAATGTGCCTGTATCCACTATTTCTTCTTGTTATCTCATTTGGTCTTTTTGGTTTAATGTGTATTTGGCTGCTTCCTCAATTTGAATCATTGTATAGTCAGTCCACTCTTGAATCTCCGTGGATACTCAAATTACTTCTATTTTTAAAAGATGACTTTCTAACAATTTTTCTTTATCTTACCCTGTTTCTCCTTTTTGTCATTGTAATATCACCCATTTTAAAAAGAAATCTAACATCAACAAAAGTATATTCATTTCTAAGTGCAGTCCCTTTTCTTGGATCGCTCCTAAAACTGTACCAGTCTTATTTCTTTTCCTATCAATGGAGTGTCCTGCTTGAGAAGGGACTCTCATACATTGAGTGTGTCACGTTTATGAAGGAATGGGAAGAGAAACCATTGTATCAAGAAATGTCTATTAGGATGAAAGAAGCCTTATCAAGAGGCGATTCATTGTCAATCATCATAAAAAAGGAAAAGGTATTTTTAAAGGAACTTCCTTTCCTAATTGAACATGGTCAAAAGAATGGGAAGATAGAAAGGGAATTTTCAACATTCTCATCTTTTTGCTTTGAAAAGTTAGAAAAAAAATTAAACACATATAGTTCATTGATTCAACCAGTATGTTTTTCTGCCATTGGCTTAGTGGTTATCCTTTTGTATGTATCTATAATGCTTCCCGTGATACAAATGCTTCAAGGAATCTAAGGAGGTTTGAATATGAAAAATGAAAAGGGATTTACACTTATTGAGATGATGATTGTTCTTTTAATTATCTCGATTTTATTGATCATCACAGTTCCAAATGTAACATCTCATCAGAAAACAATACAGAAAAAGGGATGTGAGGCTTATATCCATTTGGTTGAGGCGCAGGTGCAAGCGTACAAGCTTGATACAGGAGAGTATCCTGATGATTTAACGGTATTATCGGGGAACAAATACCTACCTGCTGAAAACCCGGACTGTGACGATATGATTATTGGAATTGACCCGACTACAGGTCAAGTTTTATTAACTATAGATGATGATGTTTCAGAAGAATAGTTCTAAAGGTTACACCCTAACGGAAATCCTCATTGTTTTCTCCATTTTCCTACTTTGCATTTCCATCTTTCTTTTTTCAGTTTCACCCACAAGTCAACATTTCAAGCAATCTCATTTTATTGAACAGCTAAGAAAGGATATTCAGTTCGCTAAAACTTACTCCATGTCTCGAGCTGCGACTGTAAGAGTGATTTTTACGCCCGCTGAAAACAAATATGCTGTATTAACGGGTGTGGATCATTTTTTAGTGCAAAGAAGTTACGACGATGATATTCAGATGAGTAATAGCAACTTAAGACAGTTTTATTTTCTGCCGAATGGAACGGTTAGTGACTTCGGTTCGTTTGAGCTGATTGTAGGTGGCACGAGGTATCGCTTTGTTATGTATGTGGGGAGAGGAAGAGTGAAAATTGAAAAGATGTGAAAAAGGGTTTTCGTTAGTGGAATCCATAATATCCTTAAGTTTGTGGCTTTTATGTATGTTCATTGTGGTTTCACTCCTTTTTGTCTTTAATAACAAGACAAAAATGGAAAAGGAAATAGATGCCTATTATGTATTAAAAAGGTCTATTATGAAGTTGCATTCCTTAGAACCACAACATTTTATCGAACAAACAGACACTCATACCTATTCAATCTATGTTTCATCAAAGGAGGTTTGTGTTGACCAAGAAGATATTGAGCCTATTTGTCTTACGCTCATTCAAAGATAACAACGGTTTAACCCTAATTGAATCTCTAGTTTCATTTTCGATATGGATGATTATTTGCCATATGTTTTTTGTAGGAATCTTTTTCTTGGCAGAGTTAAATGAAAAGGTAAAACAAAATGAAGAATATGAGTTCTTTGTCTTTTTTGAAGAAATTCAACGTGAGCTATATCTGGCCAATTCAGTAAATGTGTCTACCGCTTCTTTTACTCTTCATTTACCAACTCGTAGTATTTCCTACTCCAAATACAATGACTATGTAAGGAGGAGGGTAAATGGAACTGGACATGAATTGGTTCTTCAAAATGTATCATCGTTTAAAGTGATGGAAGTAAAAGGGAGGTTACTGTGTCAAATAATTTTCTCTAACGGAAAGAAATTAACGAAGGAATGGTTCACTATTCATGAACTGGAGAAATACTCTTTATGAATGATAGGGGAATCATCTATCCGTTTACAGCTATATTTACCATCTTGATCATTTTTGTATCAGTATCCTTTATAGAGCTGTATAGGACTGAAACTAACACAATTAAGGAAATGAAACAAATTGAAATTTTTCAAAGTATGTTAGGTATGACCATTCTTTTTATTGAAGAGGAAGGTGGAGTGGAAAAGGATACGACATTACAGTTTAATGAGGGATATGTAACGGTAAAGGTAAAAGAAGAAGCTAAAGAAAAGATACTCCTAACTATCCAATGTTTTACGTTAGAAGGTGCCACGTACAGTTGGGAGCTGTGGTATGATAAGACCTACAAGATTTGGGAAAATAATTGAGGGAAGTTAGATACCATGGAAACCATTTTTTTAACAGGCTTTATGGGTGCAGGCAAGTCCACAATTGCTAGGCAGTTGGGAAAAAAATTAAACAAACAAGTGGTAGATACAGATCAACTTATTGTCCATAGAGAAGGAAAGAATATTCCGGATATCTTTGCGACGAAAGGGGAAACGTATTTTAGACAATTAGAAACGGAAGTCCTAACCTCACTTGATGCAGAATTAATTGTATCAACCGGTGGGGGTCTTATCGTCAGACCGGAAAACAGAAAATGGATGTTAGAAAATGGTTATGTCATTTTTTTAGATTGCGACATCCAAGAAATTTGGAGACGAATAAATGGAGATAAGGGTAGACCACTAGCAAGAAATCAAGCGGAAGTAACCGCACTATATGAATCCAGGAAACCATTGTATAATCAATGTCATTTCAAGGTTGACACCACACATTTATCTATTGATGCCATCACCGAAACAATCATGAATGAATTAGAAAGTTATTAGATGGTTAAACTAGGAGTGGTAGGTGGTTGTGGTATGTCAATGAATGATTACGTAAAATTCATTACTCAAACATTTGTTCAACATTATGACCAGCCAAAGGAGAAGCGAAAGGAAAAAAGAATTCAGAAGAAGGAACAAAAGGCTCCTTTTCTTGTCAATTGGTTTGGTTTAGTCCCATTTGCGGTTCTCTCTATATTTAAGAGAAAATAAAAAAAGCCCCTTTCTTTTTGGAAAGGGGTTTTAATCTGTTTAATTTAATTGTTGTGTAAATTGTTCAGTTAAGTAATAGAGGCCACCGTTAATTACATCTACCTGTACAATCGGTTCAAATTGTTCTTGGATGGCTTGTTTTTCTTTATAGTAAGTTTCGGGGTATTCATCTAGTCCCTCATAGAAATGGTCTAATAATTTCTGGTCTTGCTCCCATCTTTCACGTGCTTCTTTCGCCCACGTATCATCTTGTCCCTGTACATGCTGTTCAATTAACTGTTTAATCCGATTCATTCCACTCTGTGGTTTAATGATAGGTGAAAGCGTAAAGGAGAAATCAGGAATTTTCGTGGACATATCTAGCCTTTCAATGGAATAATGAAAGTCCTTTACCATTTTTCCTGAAATCAGATGTAATCCAATCGAGTGAAACTCATCTCGTTTTCGGTCACACTGATAAGACACCTTAATATTTAAGCCTAGCCATGGATGCAGCGGGATATGTTGTTGGGTGGTGCCTTTGACGGTTTGAAAAAGACGAACAAAGGAAGACAGCTTTTTCGTCACCTGAAAAATCTGATGGAGTCTAGGTGAGCCAAAATGAATCAACTCTCCCTTTAATTCTTCAGGAGCCATTTTTTGATCAGTAATAAAAGTAACCTTCATGGGGTTTGGTACGCCACCAGTTTTTTCTAAGTAGTGCCAATAAAATGGTCTGTTCATCAACTCTTTATCCATATCAATCGTAAGCTGGATTGTTAGATGACCAGGGCTTTCTTCAGCTAGTTCACATTGATTTAAAAGGAAAAACCTTTTTAAATATTGTTTAATTTCCGCTTGCTGCATGCTGAGATTCACCTCTCTTCATCGAATCTGCAAACTCGACCATGGATTGAAGGTTTTCGAGCTTAATTTTCATTTCACCCTCATTCGCAGATTGGCCAAAAATGTCTTCTAAGTGATCCTCAATTTTTCCAAATTCCATTCGAGTCAGGATATCATCTAACTCACCTACAATTCGCTCGAACAGTTGGATTTTTTCGTATAACAGTTTTAAAATATGCTCTTCCACCGTTCCTTTAGTTGCGAAGTTATATATCTTTACATCTTGTTCTTGTCCGAGTCGATGAATCCTTCCGATTCTTTGTTCAAGACGCATCGGATTCCATGGGAGGTCAAAATTGATGATATGGTGACAGAATTGAAGGTTAATCCCTTCTCCACCTGCTTCTGTAGCAATCAAGACATCGGCTTGATTTTTAAATAGCTCTTTCATCCAATCTTTTTTACCACGTTTAAAGCCACCTCGGAAAGGCACAGACTTAATTCCATGTTGCTTAAAGAACCATTGTAAATAAAGCTGAGTTGCTCGATATTCAGTAAAAATAATGACTTTATCATTGATTTCTTTTATTAGCTTTAGTGCTTGTTCAGCTTTTGAGTTCGTTTGAATGGCCTGAATTTTTTCCATTAAGCTAGAGACTCTTGTTTGTAGCAATTCACTTGGTTCTTCTTGTTTTTTCAGCATATTGCAGAGAGTGTAATAGACGGCTTCTCTACTTGAACATGCTTCTCGCTGTAGAGTCACTACTGAAAACCCGCTTCCAGCAGCTAAAGAATCATCACTTCGCAAATGTGTTACAGAATCATATAAGTCTTGTTCTTCCGGTGTAAGGGTAATTGGGACTGTTTCTACGTGGCGTTTCGTCCATTCAATACCTGTGTCTGACCTGCGATTTCGAATCATGACCTTGTTCACTAATTCTTTTAAGTGTGCATCACTATTGAGAGAGCGTGCATCCTGATTGTAGTTTTCCATAAAATCAGCAAGGCTCCCTAGATGGCCAGGTTTTAGTAGTGAGACTAAATTAAAGATTTCTTCAATTTTATTTTGAATGGGGGTTGCAGTTAAAAGTAAACAAAACTTCTTTTTTAATTGCTGTACAAATTCATAGTTTTTGGTTTTATGATTTTTTAATTTATGAGCCTCGTCAATAATGACCATGTCATATTGGAGGTCTAATATTTTTTCGCGATGTGGAGACCGTTTTGCGGTATCTATAGATGTGATCATTACATCTACTTGGTCCCAAGCATAGCTCTTTCTATGAATAATGGCTGGTATATAAAACTTCTGATTTAACTCTTGAGACCATTGGGATACAAGTGAAGCAGGAACGAGAATAAGAACCTTCTTGACTAAACCTCTAATCATATACTCTTTCAAAATGAGTCCAGCTTCAATTGTTTTTCCTAGACCGACTTCATCTGCCAAAATTGCTTTACCGTTCATATGTTCAACCACTTGCTTTGCAACTTCCAGTTGGTGTGGTAGGGGAGTTAGGTTTGGTAGAAACCTAGGGGCTTGAAGTCCTTCAAAGCTAGGAATAGAGGTATGATGCTCTGACTCGAGAGCAAGCTTTAGCATATCCCAGCTACCCCAAGGCCCGTCATCATCCAATCTTTTTAAGAAGTCTTCTTGCCAATTTTGCTTCCAAACAAGCTTCCAATCCATATGTCTGTTCCTCCTCAAAAATGATTGATTCCCTCTCCTTTAGATGATAGGATTGTAGTAGCTTCGAAAGTTTTTTGAATTCTACAACGTGTCTTTTGAACAACATTATCTAGTATGTCCAAAAGCCAAACTTTTTAATATATGCGAATGACAGCAAGGGGAGAGACCACACAGAAAAGAGAAATCGTGATCTGATGTGGCGCCGAAGGAGCAAGCGGGTTTCGTGAATCTCTCAGGCAAAAAGACTTTTGCTCGACGCAGCTCTGGAGAGTGCCTTTCATTGGATAGAACTTATTCCAAGAATGGCCACCAAAGAGGAAACCCGTGAACTCGATTCACGGTAAACTTTCAGGTTCCAGGACAGAGCCTTCTCATTAAAAATGGGATGGCTCTTTTTTCTTGTTCTTTCAGAATAGTTAAAATTATTCCAAAATAGTTAACAAGTTAAAAGGGCTAGTAGGATTCAAGGAGCTTTTATTCTTATAAATTTTTAAAACGTTTACAAGGGAGGAACTAATATGTCTGCTTTAAAACGTACACCCCTTTTTGAATCGTACGGTGGAGCCAAAACGATTGATTTTGGAGGCTGGGATTTACCTGTTCAATTTTCTAGCATAAAAGAAGAGCATGAAGCTGTTCGAACAAAAGCTGGATTATTTGATGTTTCTCACATGGGCGAAATCACAGTAAAAGGTCCTAATAGTCTAGCATACTTGCAAAAACTATTAACCAACGATGTTTCAAAAGTTAAACCTGGAGGAGCACAATATTCTGCTATGTGCTACGAAGATGGTGGGACAGTTGATGACCTTCTAGTTTATATGTTGGATGAAAACGACTATCTATTAGTTGTAAATGCTTCTAACATTGAAAAGGACTATGAATGGATGCTTACGCAAAAATTCGGAGATGTTGAGATTGAAAACGTATCTGAAACTCTCGCTCAATTGGCCATCCAAGGACCAAAAGCAGAGGAGATTCTTCAAACAATCGTGGAAGGTACGAACCTTGCAGATATTCGTTTCTTTAAGTTCAGAGAGAACGTACAAGTTGCAGGTGTATCTTCTTTAGTTTCTAGAACAGGTTATACTGGTGAAGATGGTTTCGAAATATATTGCCATGCAAACGACGCAGCTTCCCTGTGGAATGCTATCATACAAGCGGGTGAACCATTTGGCTTAGTTCCTTGTGGATTGGGTGCACGTGACACATTACGCTTTGAAGCAAACCTTCCTTTATACGGACAAGAATTATCAAAAACAATCACCCCGATTGAGGCTGGGATTGGTTTTGCCGTTAAGGTTCAAAAAGAAATGGACTTTAACGGAAAAGAAACTTTAAAGAAACAAAAAGAAGAAGGACCAGCTCGTAAACTTGTTGGAATTGAAATGGTAGACCGTGGCATTCCACGAACTGGTTATCCTGTGTATGCACAAGATGAACAAATCGGTGAAGTGACAACAGGTACGCAATTACCAACATCAAAAAGAAATGTTGGAGTTGCTCTTGTGAATGCGGAACATTCTGAAGTAGACCAAGAGCTATTTGTTGAAATCCGTGGTAAAAAAGTGAAAGCAGTAGTTGTTCCATTACCTTTTTACAAAAGACCGAAGAACTAAAAGGGGTGTATATACCATGAAGCATCGTTACTTACCAATGACTGAACAAGATCAAAAGGAGATGTTAGCAGCAATCGGTGTTGATTCTGTTGACGCTCTATTCGAAGACATTCCTGAAAAGGTTCGTTTTAACCGTGAATACAATATTAAAAAAGCAACTAAAGAGCCAGAACTAACAAAAGAACTACTTGCATTAGCTGGTAAAAATGCGAACTTAAAGGATTACGCATCTTTCCTTGGGGCGGGTGTGTATGATCACTACATCCCTTCTATTGTAGACCATGTAATCTCTCGTTCTGAATTTTATACCGCTTATACGCCATACCAACCTGAAATTTCACAAGGTGAACTTCAAGCTATCTTTGAATATCAAACGATGATTTGTGAATTAACAGGAATGGATGTAGCCAACTCATCTATGTATGATGGTGGTACAGCTTTAGCTGAAGCTGCGATGTTAAGTGCAGGACAAACTAGAAGAAAGAAAGTGCTTGTCTCTAGTGCAGTACATCCAGAATCAAGAGCTGTTTTAAGTACGTACGCAAAAGGACAATACATTGAAGTTCAAGAGATTCCCACAAAAGATGGTGTAACAGATGTTGACGCACTTAAAGAAATGGTGACGGATGAAGTAGCAGCTGTTATTGTTCAGTACCCAAACTTCTTCGGTCGAATTGAATCACTTCAAGAGATGTCCGATCTAACACATGAGCAAAAGGCATTATTCGTTGTATCTAGTAACCCATTAGCACTGGGTGCTCTTACACCACCGGGCCAATTTGGAGCAGATATTGTCATCGGAGATGCGCAACCGTTTGGTATTGCAAGTAACTTTGGTGGTCCACACTGTGGTTATTTTGCCGTAACAAATAAGTTGATGAGAAAAGTTCCTGGTAGATTAGTAGGACAAACGGTTGATGAAAATGGCAAACGAGGTTTCGTTTTAACTCTTCAAGCTCGTGAGCAACATATACGTCGTGACAAAGCGACTTCAAATATCTGTTCAAACCAGGCTCTTAATGCACTTGCTGCTTCTGTTGCCATGACAGCTTTGGGTAAAAAAGGTGTGAAAGAGATGGCTTGGGCGAATATCCAAAAAGCTCATTATGCGAAACAACAGTTAAAAGCTAATGGTGTTAATGTGGTTTGGGAAGGACCAAACTTCAACGAATTTGTAGTTGAACTTCCTATTTCTGTGAAAGAAGCAAACAAGAAGCTACTTGATAAAGGAATGATCGGTGGTTATGACCTAAGTCGTGACTACAGCGACCTAGACCGTCATATGCTGGTAGCTGTCACTGAAATTCGTACAAAAGAAGAAATTGACAACTTTGTTTCTGAACTGGGGGTTATTCAAAATGGCTAATCAAGAGTTAAAGTTAATTTTTGAACAATCGAAGCCTGGTCGTATTGGCTTTAGTTTACCAGAATTGGATGTACCCGCAGTTAGCGAGGAAGAGCTAATTCCGGAAAGCTATATTCGTAAAGACGAACCAAATCTTCCAGAAGTTGCTGAATTAGATATCATGAGACACTACACAGCTCTTTCTAAGCGCAATCATGGTGTCGATTCCGGATTTTATCCTCTAGGTTCTTGTACGATGAAATACAATCCAAAAGTAAACGAAGATGTAGCTCGTTACGCTGGATTTGCTCACGTTCACCCTCTTCAAGAAGAAGAGACTGTTCAAGGTGCAATGGAGCTTATGTATGACCTCCAAGAACATTTAAAAGAAATCACAGGTATGGATGAAGTGACCCTTCAACCTGCTGCAGGAGCTCATGGTGAGTGGACTGGATTGATGATGATTCGTGCTTTCCACGAAGCAAATGGAGACACAAATCGTACAAAGGTTATCGTTCCTGACTCTGCACATGGAACAAACCCTGCATCTGCTACTGTAGCTGGATTAGAAACCATTACAGTTAAGTCAGATGAAAATGGACTTGTTGATTTAGAAGATTTGAGAAGAGTAGTAGGGGAAGATACGGCAGCTCTTATGCTAACAAACCCAAACACTCTTGGACTATTTGAAAAGAATATCCTAGAGATGGCTGAGATTATTCATGGTGCAGGTGGTAAGTTGTACTATGATGGTGCTAACCTGAATGCGGTTCTTTCAAAGGCACGCCCTGGCGACATGGGATTTGACGTTGTTCACTTAAACTTGCATAAAACCTTTACAGGGCCACATGGTGGTGGTGGACCAGGTTCAGGTCCAGTAGGAGTAAAAGCAGATCTTATCCCATTCCTACCGAAGCCAGTTCTTGTAAAGAAAGACGAAAAGTTTGTATTTGAATACGATCGTCCTCAATCCATTGGTCGAGTGAAGCCTTACTACGGTAACTTCGGTATCAACGTTCGTGCTTACACGTACATCCGCACAATGGGTCCAGATGGACTAAAAGCAGTAACGGAAAATGCAGTATTAAATGCAAACTATATGATGAGAAGACTAGCGCCTTACTTTGACCTTCCATACGACCAACATTGTAAGCATGAGTTCGTATTAAGTGGTAAGCGTCAAAAGAAACTAGGTGTTCGTACGTTAGATATCGCGAAGAGACTATTAGACTTCGGTTACCATCCACCAACCATCTACTTCCCATTGAATGTGGAAGAGTGTATGATGTTTGAGCCAACTGAGACTGAGTCAAAAGAAACGCTAGATGACTTCATCGAAGCTATGATCCAAATCGCAAAAGAAGCAGAAGAAACACCAGAGGTTGTGCAAGAAGCACCTCATACAACTGTTATTAAGCGTCTGGACGAAACAATGGCTGCTAGAAAGCCAGTGTTGCGTTACATGGCAGAATAAATAGAAGGTTAAATTCCTTTTTTCCTACAATACAGTTAAATAACACGTAAATTTGCGGCCCCACTCGTTTGGAGTGGGGCTGCTTTTTTTGTGGTCATTTTAATCATAATGCCAAGTTTACTGGAAACAAACTTTACAGGTCCTTTACACTTCATTAACATTGTTCCATTATAATTTTTTCTAGAAGGAAATAATTATATATTCGGGGGTTTTTTTTTGAAGAAAGCAAGTTCGCATAACATCAGTCAAAAAGAAAATATTGGAGATTTACTTAAAAGCTTTTTAAAAAGGTTAAATCTGAGCACCCGTTTGTTCTTACTATTTGTGATTCTATTCATTTCGTCTATTGTTATAGTAGGCGTTAGCTCTTATATGAAAGCGAAAGAGTTGACGATGGAATCAATTGAAAATAGGTTGGTTAGAGAAGTCGAATTAATGGGGTATATAACACAAAACTTGAAGTTTGTTTATGTTAGTGATGAAGATTATTTTATGCAGCAGGTTGAAGTGAATATCCGTCAACAGCAAAGCAAACTTGAAACAGATGGAATCAAGTCAGAATTTTTTTACATAAAGAATAATGAAGTAGTTCCTTCAAAAATAAGTGAAGGGGAAGTTCCTGCCTTTTCAAAGGAGTTTATAACTAATATAGCTACATCCAAAAATGGAGTATTACATGAGAGTATAGACAATAAGGATTATACAATCGTATTTCAAGATATGGAACAAATTAACGGTATTTACGTTATGCTTATTCCAACACATTCCTATATGGAAGACGTTAGTCAAATGGGATACTTTACATTATTCGTTATATTGGTTAGTACTATAATCATCTCTATTTTAATCATTCTATTTGTAAGGACATTAACTAAGCCACTTAATACGTTGCGTAAAACAATGCTTGAAGTTCGTGACGGGAACTTAAACCCTTCAGTGGAAATCAATACAACAATACCAGAGATTATATCCTTACATGAAAGTTATAATGCGATGATTGGGCAAATGAGTGAAATACTTTTTGAACTAAAGAGTACAACAATAGAAGTAGAAACAAAAGGAAAGGAATTAAAGGACTCTTCAAAATATAACCTCGAATCTAGTCGACAATTAATTTCTGCAATTGATGCTGTTCGACTGGGTGCAGAACAGACAGCTAGTAGTTCAGATATTAATGTAAATAGTTTTAGAACAATGAAATATCAGATAGTAGAAATGATGAATAATATGAAAGAAGTTTATAAAAGTTCAGAAAATATGAACCTCTCCTCAAAACGTGGTGAGAAAAATATGACTGAACTAATTTCAATGATTCATACCTTTGAAAAGGATTTCGACCAATTGACCCAAACTATTAAAGATGTTAACGATTATTCATTTTCTATTACAAAACTAGTTGAGTTAGTAAAAGGAATTGCAGAGAGAACGAAACTATTAGCCCTTAACGCAACAATAGAAGCTGCACGAGCAGGTGAATCTGGAAAAGGGTTTGCTGTAGTAGCAAGCGAGGTACGAAAATTAGCAGAACAATCAGCCAACGCTACTTTAGAAATTTCTAAGACAATATCAAGTATGGAGGCTGTTACAGTTGGAGCTACACAAGAGTTTGAACAAATTCTTACCAAAATAAACGGAACTTTATCAACAGCAAATGAATCGAAATATTCAATTGCTGAAATGATGCAAGAAATTTCTAGTGTTAGTACTAAATTAGAAGGAATGCAAGAAGAACTAAAAGGTCTTGAAAGTCTATTGCCGGACCTAGAATTAGCTGCAGATAGCTTTTCTACGGTGTCTCAGGAGACATTAGAAAGAACGGAGGAAATGCTTACCGTTAGTGTGAACCAGGTTAGATATTTAGAGGAAACAGATATGATTGGTTTAAAGCTTAATCAGTTATCTAATTCACTATCTAATTTAACTCAAAAATTTAAAGTCGATTAAAGGGTTATCTCTTTTGGTTGCAAAATGCTCAGGGCATTATTGCTCCGAGCATTTTTATGTTAATTTATTTATTATTTTCATTACAAATGTCTAAGGAACCTTTCAGGGGCTTCTAAAAATTGTTTGGTCAGTTGAACATGTTCCAGTTCCTCAAACTCCCTTTCCATCAACCCATCATCTTCTAAAGAATATATTTGAGCATTCGGCGTCGCCATTAGAATAGGAGAATGGGTTGAAATGATAAACTGACTCCCTTCCTCAACTCCTTCTAAGAGCATTCTAATAAAGGCCATTTGTTTAATAGGAGATAATGGGGCTTCCGGCTCATCGAGTATGTACAGACCACGTGGATGAAGCTGAGACCTGAAGAAATCCAAAAATTTTTCTCCGTGAGAGCG
Above is a window of Bacillus carboniphilus DNA encoding:
- the gcvPB gene encoding aminomethyl-transferring glycine dehydrogenase subunit GcvPB produces the protein MANQELKLIFEQSKPGRIGFSLPELDVPAVSEEELIPESYIRKDEPNLPEVAELDIMRHYTALSKRNHGVDSGFYPLGSCTMKYNPKVNEDVARYAGFAHVHPLQEEETVQGAMELMYDLQEHLKEITGMDEVTLQPAAGAHGEWTGLMMIRAFHEANGDTNRTKVIVPDSAHGTNPASATVAGLETITVKSDENGLVDLEDLRRVVGEDTAALMLTNPNTLGLFEKNILEMAEIIHGAGGKLYYDGANLNAVLSKARPGDMGFDVVHLNLHKTFTGPHGGGGPGSGPVGVKADLIPFLPKPVLVKKDEKFVFEYDRPQSIGRVKPYYGNFGINVRAYTYIRTMGPDGLKAVTENAVLNANYMMRRLAPYFDLPYDQHCKHEFVLSGKRQKKLGVRTLDIAKRLLDFGYHPPTIYFPLNVEECMMFEPTETESKETLDDFIEAMIQIAKEAEETPEVVQEAPHTTVIKRLDETMAARKPVLRYMAE
- the gcvPA gene encoding aminomethyl-transferring glycine dehydrogenase subunit GcvPA — its product is MKHRYLPMTEQDQKEMLAAIGVDSVDALFEDIPEKVRFNREYNIKKATKEPELTKELLALAGKNANLKDYASFLGAGVYDHYIPSIVDHVISRSEFYTAYTPYQPEISQGELQAIFEYQTMICELTGMDVANSSMYDGGTALAEAAMLSAGQTRRKKVLVSSAVHPESRAVLSTYAKGQYIEVQEIPTKDGVTDVDALKEMVTDEVAAVIVQYPNFFGRIESLQEMSDLTHEQKALFVVSSNPLALGALTPPGQFGADIVIGDAQPFGIASNFGGPHCGYFAVTNKLMRKVPGRLVGQTVDENGKRGFVLTLQAREQHIRRDKATSNICSNQALNALAASVAMTALGKKGVKEMAWANIQKAHYAKQQLKANGVNVVWEGPNFNEFVVELPISVKEANKKLLDKGMIGGYDLSRDYSDLDRHMLVAVTEIRTKEEIDNFVSELGVIQNG
- a CDS encoding methyl-accepting chemotaxis protein, with protein sequence MKKASSHNISQKENIGDLLKSFLKRLNLSTRLFLLFVILFISSIVIVGVSSYMKAKELTMESIENRLVREVELMGYITQNLKFVYVSDEDYFMQQVEVNIRQQQSKLETDGIKSEFFYIKNNEVVPSKISEGEVPAFSKEFITNIATSKNGVLHESIDNKDYTIVFQDMEQINGIYVMLIPTHSYMEDVSQMGYFTLFVILVSTIIISILIILFVRTLTKPLNTLRKTMLEVRDGNLNPSVEINTTIPEIISLHESYNAMIGQMSEILFELKSTTIEVETKGKELKDSSKYNLESSRQLISAIDAVRLGAEQTASSSDINVNSFRTMKYQIVEMMNNMKEVYKSSENMNLSSKRGEKNMTELISMIHTFEKDFDQLTQTIKDVNDYSFSITKLVELVKGIAERTKLLALNATIEAARAGESGKGFAVVASEVRKLAEQSANATLEISKTISSMEAVTVGATQEFEQILTKINGTLSTANESKYSIAEMMQEISSVSTKLEGMQEELKGLESLLPDLELAADSFSTVSQETLERTEEMLTVSVNQVRYLEETDMIGLKLNQLSNSLSNLTQKFKVD